The Candidatus Bipolaricaulota bacterium nucleotide sequence AGATATGTGTCAACACCCTTTAGATTTATACTGAGAAATTTTTCGCCATATCTTTCTGTCTCCAGCAACGGAACCATAAAATCCAGATTTCTCGAAACAGTGGCTGATGCCGCATTTTTAAACTCTAGGGTGCCTATTCCCCCTAGCAGAAACATTCCCACAATAGCCAATGATATTGCCTTTTTCATGTTCTTTGCCTCCATAAGGTCAATCTTTGTCGATATATAAAAATTTGCTTACATGGCACTTTTAGAGAAAGTTCTTTTCCCGAGGGTTTTCTTTCTAAGAAAAGGCTCCAAGAAAGGTGTTTCATCCCCAAAGAAATAACTTAAGGGAAGAGGATAGAAGGAGAAACCGTAGGTGTCTCCTCTTTGGGCTCTAAGGGAATGCATTCCCTTTGAATTTGCTCACAGGATATTTTTCTTCGTTTTTCTTAATTTTTTTAAGAGCAATGTCTATCAGATTCACTCCCAATTTATTTGACAGAACTATGAGATAAATCATGACATCTGCCATTTCTTCTGTTATTCTGTTGAGATAATCCTCCCTTTCAAGCATCTTATCCACTTCTTTGTCATTTCTCCACTGAAAATTCTCCAGCAATTCGGCTGCTTCTATGGAGATAGATATAGCAACATCCTTCGGATTGTGAAATTTTCCCCAATCTCTTTCCCTGACAAAATTTGATACCTTTTCACTCAATTCAAGAAATTTATCCATACCAATGTATGAATTTTTAGTAAAAAAATTTAAGGGATGACTTTATTTGTCTGTGTGAAAGAAAGAATGGACAGTTTTGATGTATCTGCGATTGTTAGAGAGATGCAGGAGATTGTAGGGGGATGGGTGGGCAAGATATATCAGAACGAGGATGAAGTTGCCATAAAAGTAAGGAAGGAAGGGAACAAAATAATTTTCATAAAGAACGGCAAGTGGATATTTATGGCAGATAGCAGGGATGAAAGCAAGGAGCATCCCCCGACTTTCGCAATGACATTGAGGAAATATCTGAATAACAAAAAAATAACATCTATAGAGCAGGTGGGTTTTGACAGGGTGGTGGTGATAAAATTCAGCAACTCTTATGCCCTCATAATAGAGCTTTTTTCAGATGGAAACATAATACTGGTCGACGATGACGGAAAAATATTGCTCCCGATAAAATTCCGGTCATGGTCTCACAGAGAGATAAGGCCGAAGCAGGAATATGTTTTTCCCCCTGC carries:
- a CDS encoding nucleotide pyrophosphohydrolase yields the protein MDKFLELSEKVSNFVRERDWGKFHNPKDVAISISIEAAELLENFQWRNDKEVDKMLEREDYLNRITEEMADVMIYLIVLSNKLGVNLIDIALKKIKKNEEKYPVSKFKGNAFP